The Anaplasma platys genome segment AAGGATAATTTATACATAAGATTAAAGGCTCTTGCTGAGAACCTTGACTTTGCCCTATCTATGATAGGTTATAGCTTGGTAAAAGCTCCCGTGGAAGATGTGTCCTTTTTGACCGAGAAGGAGCTACAAAAGGCTGTAATAAGACGAAATGTTGGTGATCCCGCGGAGCTTGCTGATGGAATGTTGTCGAAAATTCTTTTTGGTGATAGTCCCCACGCGTACCAAATAGAAGGTTCCGTTGAAACAGTGGATAAGATTACGCTAGGAGATATAAACGATTATAGAAACATCAGCTTTGACCTTGATAAAATGGTAGTTAGTGTTGTAGGTGACGTGAGCTCTGAAGCTGTATCCAGTATGTTGGACATGTACTTTTCTGGATTGGCAAGGGGGCAGAACAAAAGAGTCGTAGACAAAGCGGTGCCTAACGTAGGTTTGCGTGGGTACGTGCACCATGAAGCTCCGCAAAGTGTAATAGTTTTTGCGGCCAATGGAATTTCGCGTAAGGATGATAACTACCCTCTTGCTGAAGTTCTTAGCAACGCCATAGGAAGGGGCAATAGCCTGACTTCAGTGTTGATGCGTGAGTTGAGAGGAAAGCGTGGAATTACATACCGAGTAATGGCTTCGATGCAGCATATGGAAGGGGTAGACTTATTTTCTGGGTTACTGTACACGGACGGTTCTACTGCCGAAGAGGGCGTAGAAGCTTTATTGGAGACTATAGAATCCGTGAGGACTAATGGGATTGACAAGAGCACTTTCAACGTTGCTATCGCCAATATTGTGAACTCGTTTACATATGCCTTCCTGGATACAGCGTCTGCAGCTGCAACCTTGACTGATCTCCAGATGCTTGGGTTTGATACCGATTACATAAAAGAACATGGTACCAAATATCGTTCCATTAACCTTCAGGATGTGAACAAATTTGCTAAGAGCTTTCTTGGAGGTTTCACCATTGTAGAGGTAGGAGAGACAAGTCATATTGGTGCGACTGTTCTGTCTTAAGTGGTGCAAACGGGTCCCGTGGAAGAAGGTGGCGGGTCCTGAATGTATTTGGCATTTTTGTGTCTTCTCCAGTAACAAGCCTGCCTTACCCGGTAGTAGGTGTTTCCCTTCCTGACGGTTGCGACCGTACAAAAAAACGGTATAATTCGGGCAATGTGATTGCATTTTCTACCCAGAATTCTGGTGACTTTTGCCGGCAATGCAGGATGTGTGTATATGATAAACGGTAGTGCACTAGTAGACAAAGAGCTCGCGTCTGTCCTACAAAGACCAGCGTTCAAGAAGGTTTATTTCAGAGCGGGGGTGTTGTGTGCAGTGTTGTTTGCAGGTGGCATCGCGTTTTCTATATCGCTTGCGGTGTCTACGGGGAAGCTGATTCGTATTGATACGCCCATATTTGGTGTAGCCGTTGTGTTTTCAGTGCTCTTCCTACTAAGCCTAGTATACTTAGTGGTCGTGGCTGCGCTAGAGAGGAGGAGTTGTAGACTTGTATCTGCCGAAGGAAGGGTGGCTTCTAGTACTTTGGTGAAGGAAGGACACATGCATCTACGGGTCACAAGGCAGGGTAATAGGGGTGGCTATGGCCCGGTCCAGGAGGCACTGGTATATATTTCTGTGTTGTCGCTTTTAGTGGCTCTCGGTGCTCTAGGGACGATGGTGGGACAGGCTACTTCGGCTGCCGACAGCTCACTTGCTTTGCATTCGATGATTGTTGGTGGTTCTCCAGTGGGGATTGTATTCCTGGTTGCCGTAGGGGTGTTTCTGGTTGGATTCTTGGGGTTATTTATTGCTAGGGTGTTTGAAGAAGAGGGCGTGTCAAACGTTCGGGTCTTTGTCTTTCCTGAGTGTGCACTGCGCCCAAAGGGAGTGCTGGATGTGTTTTCTGATGGGGCGGAAGGTGACGTGGCTGCAAAGTCAGCAGTAAGCAAAGATGCTGGTACGGATTCTGCAGCTGGTGGCACTGAGGTAAAAAGTTGTGAAGTAGCAGCCCCCAGCTGCGTTTCTGACATGCTATTAAGCGCAGCGTACATTAACTCCATGTTGAAGGAGAGTAAGCACAGCAACAGAAACACGACCATAGAGTGCATTGTTTCTACGGAAAGTCTGGGTAAATGCTCTTCTGTCTTGTGTAGTGCCTGATTCTGCAAAGTTTAAGTTTAGCGCGCTGGGCGTATTTCTATAGGATGTATGGCCTCTTCAATGGTGGTGACTAGCTTGTTGCTGTTGAGTCGTGAGACGCAAGTTTTTTCAAGCTTAAGCTCAAAAAGGCAGTGTTGTAAGCTATATTCACGTGTCATTCTTGGAGTATTGGTTCCTCCTCCGCACCGAAGTAAGTTCGGAGAATTTCCTTGAATAATACCCGATGCGCAGCGAGTTGTGTGACAGCTATCATCATACGAATCCTGCATTGTTTAGTCCCGCATGTTGTATACGACTAGATTGTTTAAAGCTGACTGAGGCGGGTTCATAAATGAGATGAAGTATCACAAAAAATTTATGAGGTTATTGCGCACTGCTTGCAGGAGCTCGGGGTGAATTTAATTTTTTGCTACGTTTCACAGATGGGTTTTGTGCCACGTGTACTCAGCCCTTACCATACACGATTGTTTGTTGACTTTTTTTTCTATATGCTACCTAGTATGGCATCGCCGCGGCTGGCGGATGAAGTAGTGTCTCGTTTCTGTGGTGGTTACTGCATCATGATCGTGAGTTTTTGCTTAGGAGGTAGGTTATGGATGGAGTTGAAGGTGCAGCAGTTACCCGTCTAGGTAGGGCCCGTTTGGTGGCTAAAATGTGTGCGGTAATGCTAGGTGTGAGCCTTGCAGTTTTTGGTTTCTGTGCAGCATACGTTATTGCATCTGGTGCTACGCTGTTGGAATTGAATGCAGCGGTGCTAGCCTTTTTTGTTTCTTTAGCAGCTGCTTTTCTTTCCATGCTGGGATGTCTGATATTTTCTGTGAAACTCCGTGCTATAGATGAGTATGATATTTCCTTGGCGCTGCCCGATTGGACTTATGTTCGTGAGAACAGTCTTAGGCCAGATAGCATGGAAGGAACAGCTGGGCAACATTCTAGCGTTGGAACTGAGATAACAGTTAATGCTAGATGCAGGAAGTTGAGTGCCTTTGATTCTACGTCTGTAGTGATGGCTGTTGCGTTGGCAGCTGCTCTATGTACGTTCACTACTTTGCTGGGAATAATAGCTGCGCAAAATGCTGCTGCAGGGATAGGAGGGGTAGTATCTGCTATGCAAACACCCAATATTGTTGGCCAAGTGTGTTTGGCCGCGCTGGTGGTAGCTCTTTCCGTGTTGGTTATTAATTCCCTGCGCCACGATCTCTTTGGTCAAAGTACTAAGTTGATGGTGCTGGAAGACGGATACAGTAGGAGCTTTTCTGACAGAGAAGTGGTATCGATAGCTGAGAAAGTGAATTTCCAGCCGTCCGACATTACTCACGTGCGTATATACCGTGCTTAGGAGGAAGTAAACAGAAAGATTATCTCTTTCTTTATGGCATACAAACGGCCTCGGGGCAGTGTATTTTGGGGAACGAATAAGGTGCTCCTTTCAGGTGGAGGGTGTCGTCACTAAAGGCGTTTTATTTGTTGACTGTGTTCGGGTTGCTTTTCATGAATATGTATGACAGGGTAATCTCCCGGATATGGGATGTTGAGATGTCCGTTTCTATTGCGGGGTCAATGGAAAAAGATACCGGCATTAGTATTTTTTTGTTTGGTTCAAAGAACTGCTCTGTAAAGCAGAAGCACGCTATTTTGTAAAAATACTTTCCAGCTTGGGGCGGCGATACGTTATATATTGCCGTTCCAGATATGGGTGCTGACGACACATTTTGCGCTACATAGAATGCCAGCTTTTGAATGCCGGGAGTTACGTAAACATAGGGTGTTTCAGGTTTGAATTCTAGAGGGATATCGGTGGTAGTAGCGCTGAATCTCACCTTAATTTGTCTTGTGCCAATGGTGTTTTGCTTTAGAGATGATACTTTTTTCGGAGTTCCTCCATATCCGGTAACCTTACAAAAAATGCTGTATAGGGGGACTGATGCATAAGATAGCAAAAGCATTGACAGCACTACTGAGATCAGTAGGAACGCTAAGTTTGCTTTTCTGTTTTTCATAGGGAAGAGTGATGATCGGAAAACATAAGTTATGCCTTTGTTCCATTTTCTTGCGTTAATTCTTCAAGTAAAAGACGTGCTGCTGCGATTTCTGCACTTTTTTTGTTTTTTCCGGATGCCGATACTGTTCTGTAGTCGGATAGTTGCACTTCTACCGTAAACTTCGGGCAATGTTCCAGACCAGTTTTATTTACTACTCTGTAAACGGGGACAGGTAAGTTTCTGCTTTGTGCCCATTCCTGTAATGCCGTCTTGGGATCTACAAGCTGTAACTCCGATATTTTATTTATGAGAGGTCCCCAATATCTTGCTACAAACTCCTGTGCAGCTAAAAGACCACCGTCAAGATATATTGCACCGATTAGAGCCTCTAACGCATTTTCCAAATTTTTCGCACTTGATCTACCACCGCAATCTTCCTCGCCTTTTGACATTTGGATCACACTTCCCAGGTTTATGGCTTCGGCAACTTCGACAAGGCGTTGACCACGCACTAAAGCTATTTTTTTCTTCGTAAGCAATCCCTCATCATCGTCAGTAAAGATATTAAATAGCATTTCTGATATCACAAATCCCAGTACTGTATCGCCAAGAAACTCCAGCCGCTCATAGTGTCCTTCCGAATTTTCCACGGTGCTGGGGTGCGTCATAGCTGTTTCCAAAAGATTTTGGCTCTCGAAGCAATACCCGATGTATTTTTGTAATTCCAACAACCGGGAATCTTTTTTCGATTGGTCACAGACCGCTCTTTTGTTCATAACACTGTTTCGTATGTGCACATTTCAAGTTATTGCGAAACATAACGCCGACACTGCAAACTAGCACCTCCCAGATAGAAACACCAAGGTGATGAGGGTCCCCGTCTGAGCTCTGCAAAGTGCGTCGGTAATTAGCGTTTCATGCGCACCGGAACATAGATAGGAGGTGATTCACCCTTTTTAACCAATAACAGCACCATTGATCCAGGAGCTCTTTGCTTCAACCTCTCCAATTCCTTTGCAAAGTCCGACACGCTGGTGACGGGAGCAGCGTCAACGCCCACCAGTATATCTCCCCGCCGAATTCCCTCAGCGTATGCATCACTGCTCGAGTCTACCTTCAGTATCAACACTCCCTCAAGCTTGCTGCTTTCTCCTACGCGGGCTTGTGGCAAGCTTCCCACTGTAATTCCTAAGAGCTCTGATCCGGTCTCTACTCCGGATCCAGCAGCTCCCTGTACATCAGATAACTTACCCACAACAACCTTTAAGTTCACTTGCTGCTTATCTCGTAGCACTACAACCTTAACCTTTTTATTGACGCCAGTACGCGAAATAACGTGTGTCAGCTGAGGCATGTCGTTTATCTTTTTTCCATTAAACTCAAGGATTACATCCCCAACCTTAATTCCACCTCTTTCTGCTGGACTATCCTTAACTACATTAGAGATCAGTGCGCCCCTAACCTCATCGAGCCCCAACGCCTCCTTCATGTTCTCAGTCACACGCTGTGCAACAACTCCCAACCAACCATGCTCTACTTTCTCTCCTCTGGAAAGAACCTCAATAATTCTCGCTGCGTTGTTCGACGGAATTGCAAAAGCAACACCAACATTCCCACCACCTTGCTGCGATATAATCGCTGTATTTACACCAATTACCTCGCCCCTCGCATTGAACAACGGACCACCAGAATGTCCACGATTTATCGCTGCATCGGTCTGAATAAACTCACTTGCGGTACCAATGTTTATGTCACGTGCTCGAGCAGAAATTATACCAACGCTCACTGACCCCCCAAGACCGAACGGATTTCCTATAGCCAAAACCCACTCGCCCACTTTAGCATCATCAGAATTACCAAGCTTAACGTGTTCTAGATCTTTCTCTACATTTACCTTAAGCACAGCCAGATCTGTTTTAGGGTCAGTGCCTACAACTGTAGCCTTTGTTGTTGTGCCGTCGCTAAATTTAATCTGTATTTCCTGAGCATTAGAAATGACATGATAATTGGTTACTATCAGACCTGACTTATCTACTATAAAGCCAGAACCCAGAGACACAGCCTTTCTAGGCTTGGGTTGCTCTGTAATATATGGCTCTAAGCCGTTAAAGAGACCTTCGAAAAGCCCTCTGGGGAATCCAGGAAACCCGAAAATTGAACCCCCAGTCTCAGGATCATCACTTTCTATTGTTTGCTCGGTGGAAATGTTCACCACTGATGGGAGCAGCATATTTACAAGGCCAGAAAAACCCCTGTTTACATCAATATGCTCACCTGTATGAGGCGCAACATACATCTCATCTGCGCACGTACCCACTTGCGAACCAGCGAACGCAACAATCATCAAGAAAAGTGACAGATATCTCCTCACACTCATCCCCCTTTGTTCGTGTTAAAAAGACTTATAAAATCATTATTAGGCGAAAGGATAACCTTGGTACCATCCTTGTCAAACACATTTCTGTATGCCCGAAGTGTTCTATAAAATTTAAAGAAATTCGGGTCCACAGCAAGCGCGTCGTTGTAAATTTGCGCAGCCTCCGCATCGCCCTCTCCTCTGATCACCTGAGCTGCGTTCACGGCACTTGCGAGAATCACCCGTTTTTGCAGATCAGCATCAGATCTTATCTTCTGCGACATTTCCTCGCCTTCTGCGCGTATCTCCCTAGCCTCCTTCTCGCGATCAGTCTGCATTCTACGGAATATTGCAGCGCTATTTTCTTCAGGCAGGTCGGCTCTCTTTATCCTCACATCCACCATTTCCACGCCGAACTTTGCTGCTTCGGCACTAACACCTTCTTGTATTCGCAACATTACATCTCCCCGCTCTTCATTGAGAAAGTTAATGAGCGCAACACGGCCTACCCTTTCCCGCAGATTCGCTTCTATTATCGAACCCAAGCGATTTTCTAGCCCTATCTCCCCCCTGACTGTTTGATAGAACTTTACCGGGTCAGCTATCCTATACTTTGCATAGAAGTCCACAACGAATCTTTTTTGGTCTGATGCTATTACCTCACAGGAATCGGACCTTATCTCGATCACACGCCGGTCGAAATAGATTACCCTACTAATAAATGGAGCCTTAAAATACAAGCCACTTTCGCCTATACTCCTCGTAACGCGCCCAAACTGCACCACAATCGCTTGGCGCGCTTCGTCTACAACAAACGCAGATCCGTAGAGAACTGCCAACGCTCCAGCTACCAAAGCACCGAAAACTAATTTGGCAAACCCAATATTCATTACCTACCTTCTCCAATACTCCTACCGCGCTTTTGTGGTTCCTCTGTCGTCAAAGGAAGATATGAGAAGAGCCCTTTGACATCATCTGTCACTACTACTTTCTCCATGTTGGCCAGTATGCTTTCCATAGTTTCTAGGTACATGCGATTTCGTACCGCTGCTGGCTGATTCACGTATTCCCTCTGTATCGCCAAGAACTTCGCAGCATCCCCCTGCGCCCTGTTCACCACCTCACTCTTATAAGCCTCAGCATCAAGCTTTATCCTGATGGCCTCCCCCTTAGCCTTAGGCAGTACCTCATTGCGATACGCAAACGCCTCATTAATGGTACGCTCCTTATCAGCGCGTGCGCTTTGGACGTCTCTGAAGGCACTAATCACCTTTTCTGGCGGATCCACCTTCTTCAACTGTATGGACAATACCTCTACACCAATTTTGTACTGATCCAGTATACCCTGCAACAGCTTCTTTGTTTCGTAGGCGATTGCAGCACGTCCCTCGCCCTCTATAGCAAAAGCCAACGTACTCTTTCCTATAATCTCTCTCATTGCGCTTTCTGCAGCATTCTTCACCGTAGCGCCGGGGCGCGCGTCGCGCACACTGAACAGATAGTCATACGCGTTCGAAACTTTCCACTGGACGTCAAAGTTTATGTTTACAATGTTTTCATCTCCCGTAAGCATGACGCCGTCATTGTTTACTCCGTGCCCGCCCCTGAGAGAGACACCCCCTATCTCTTCCTTGCTCACGGCTTCAACGCGAACTTTCAGAACATTCCCAATGGGACTAGGAAACCAGTAGCGCAAACCCGGATCGCGGATGTTACGGTACTTACCAAACAGCAGCTCCACTGCTTGTTCTTCTGGGTTAACCACATAAAACCCCGTACACGCATAGAACAGCAGGGCCACAACGGTTAAAAATAGTGCATGAGATCTCCTAAACGTAAAATTGCCGCCCGCGCCCTCTGGCATACCTGCAAACGCAGAGCGTATATTGCCAAAC includes the following:
- a CDS encoding M16 family metallopeptidase, which gives rise to MRKHVASVLCGVFLFLSMKTFAGGVDLDVRDVTTQYGINYWYVHENSLPIVSVSMAFKHAGSLYDPDGKKGLASLAASLVLRGTTKDGENIGRRLREQGVALGISVDKDNLYIRLKALAENLDFALSMIGYSLVKAPVEDVSFLTEKELQKAVIRRNVGDPAELADGMLSKILFGDSPHAYQIEGSVETVDKITLGDINDYRNISFDLDKMVVSVVGDVSSEAVSSMLDMYFSGLARGQNKRVVDKAVPNVGLRGYVHHEAPQSVIVFAANGISRKDDNYPLAEVLSNAIGRGNSLTSVLMRELRGKRGITYRVMASMQHMEGVDLFSGLLYTDGSTAEEGVEALLETIESVRTNGIDKSTFNVAIANIVNSFTYAFLDTASAAATLTDLQMLGFDTDYIKEHGTKYRSINLQDVNKFAKSFLGGFTIVEVGETSHIGATVLS
- a CDS encoding cytochrome c oxidase assembly protein gives rise to the protein MKNRKANLAFLLISVVLSMLLLSYASVPLYSIFCKVTGYGGTPKKVSSLKQNTIGTRQIKVRFSATTTDIPLEFKPETPYVYVTPGIQKLAFYVAQNVSSAPISGTAIYNVSPPQAGKYFYKIACFCFTEQFFEPNKKILMPVSFSIDPAIETDISTSHIREITLSYIFMKSNPNTVNK
- the rnc gene encoding ribonuclease III, with product MNKRAVCDQSKKDSRLLELQKYIGYCFESQNLLETAMTHPSTVENSEGHYERLEFLGDTVLGFVISEMLFNIFTDDDEGLLTKKKIALVRGQRLVEVAEAINLGSVIQMSKGEEDCGGRSSAKNLENALEALIGAIYLDGGLLAAQEFVARYWGPLINKISELQLVDPKTALQEWAQSRNLPVPVYRVVNKTGLEHCPKFTVEVQLSDYRTVSASGKNKKSAEIAAARLLLEELTQENGTKA
- a CDS encoding Do family serine endopeptidase: MSVRRYLSLFLMIVAFAGSQVGTCADEMYVAPHTGEHIDVNRGFSGLVNMLLPSVVNISTEQTIESDDPETGGSIFGFPGFPRGLFEGLFNGLEPYITEQPKPRKAVSLGSGFIVDKSGLIVTNYHVISNAQEIQIKFSDGTTTKATVVGTDPKTDLAVLKVNVEKDLEHVKLGNSDDAKVGEWVLAIGNPFGLGGSVSVGIISARARDINIGTASEFIQTDAAINRGHSGGPLFNARGEVIGVNTAIISQQGGGNVGVAFAIPSNNAARIIEVLSRGEKVEHGWLGVVAQRVTENMKEALGLDEVRGALISNVVKDSPAERGGIKVGDVILEFNGKKINDMPQLTHVISRTGVNKKVKVVVLRDKQQVNLKVVVGKLSDVQGAAGSGVETGSELLGITVGSLPQARVGESSKLEGVLILKVDSSSDAYAEGIRRGDILVGVDAAPVTSVSDFAKELERLKQRAPGSMVLLLVKKGESPPIYVPVRMKR
- the hflC gene encoding protease modulator HflC; its protein translation is MNIGFAKLVFGALVAGALAVLYGSAFVVDEARQAIVVQFGRVTRSIGESGLYFKAPFISRVIYFDRRVIEIRSDSCEVIASDQKRFVVDFYAKYRIADPVKFYQTVRGEIGLENRLGSIIEANLRERVGRVALINFLNEERGDVMLRIQEGVSAEAAKFGVEMVDVRIKRADLPEENSAAIFRRMQTDREKEAREIRAEGEEMSQKIRSDADLQKRVILASAVNAAQVIRGEGDAEAAQIYNDALAVDPNFFKFYRTLRAYRNVFDKDGTKVILSPNNDFISLFNTNKGG
- the hflK gene encoding FtsH protease activity modulator HflK; the protein is MRNESDPWGGNGGTEKPKASKKFTDSQFDALFGNIRSAFAGMPEGAGGNFTFRRSHALFLTVVALLFYACTGFYVVNPEEQAVELLFGKYRNIRDPGLRYWFPSPIGNVLKVRVEAVSKEEIGGVSLRGGHGVNNDGVMLTGDENIVNINFDVQWKVSNAYDYLFSVRDARPGATVKNAAESAMREIIGKSTLAFAIEGEGRAAIAYETKKLLQGILDQYKIGVEVLSIQLKKVDPPEKVISAFRDVQSARADKERTINEAFAYRNEVLPKAKGEAIRIKLDAEAYKSEVVNRAQGDAAKFLAIQREYVNQPAAVRNRMYLETMESILANMEKVVVTDDVKGLFSYLPLTTEEPQKRGRSIGEGR